One Synechococcus sp. CC9605 genomic window carries:
- the pyrC gene encoding dihydroorotase produces MSDQISIIAPDDWHVHLRDGEMLNQVVAHTARRFQRAIVMPNLRPPVTTVAAAQAYRDRIQAACPADLEFTPLMTAYLTDSIAPAELETGFREGVFAAAKLYPANATTNSAAGVTDLLQIDPVLETMARIGMPLLIHGEVTDPEIDIFDREAAFIERHLEPLRERHPELKVVLEHITTEQAVQYVSSADRHLAATITPHHLHINRNAMFAGGLRSDFYCLPVAKRECHRQALRRAATSGDPSFFLGTDTAPHERSSKESACGCAGIFNAPFALESYAQVFDQEGALEHFEAFTSLNGPAFYKLPANTHRITLQRRDHLVPELVNGLVPFHAGEILSWAVANAPDQVQL; encoded by the coding sequence ATGTCTGATCAGATCTCGATCATCGCTCCAGATGATTGGCACGTGCATCTCCGCGATGGAGAGATGCTGAACCAGGTCGTGGCCCATACAGCCCGCCGTTTTCAGCGAGCCATCGTGATGCCCAACCTGCGTCCCCCGGTGACCACCGTGGCGGCTGCACAGGCCTACCGCGATCGCATTCAGGCGGCGTGCCCCGCTGATCTGGAGTTCACCCCTCTGATGACGGCGTACCTCACTGATTCGATCGCTCCTGCCGAGCTGGAGACGGGTTTTCGAGAGGGTGTTTTCGCTGCCGCCAAGCTTTATCCCGCCAACGCCACCACCAATTCCGCCGCAGGGGTGACGGACTTGCTGCAGATCGATCCTGTGCTGGAAACGATGGCTCGGATCGGCATGCCCTTGCTGATCCATGGTGAAGTCACGGATCCCGAGATCGACATCTTCGACCGTGAGGCAGCGTTCATCGAACGCCATCTGGAACCGCTGCGGGAGCGTCATCCCGAGCTGAAGGTTGTGTTAGAGCACATCACCACTGAACAGGCGGTGCAGTACGTCAGCTCAGCGGACCGTCATCTTGCCGCCACCATCACCCCCCACCATCTGCACATCAATCGCAACGCGATGTTCGCCGGTGGGTTGCGCAGTGATTTCTATTGCCTCCCCGTGGCCAAGCGGGAATGCCACCGTCAAGCCCTGCGCCGGGCGGCCACCAGCGGTGACCCAAGCTTCTTTCTCGGCACCGACACGGCACCTCACGAACGGTCATCCAAGGAAAGTGCCTGCGGTTGCGCCGGCATCTTTAATGCGCCCTTCGCCTTGGAGAGTTATGCACAGGTTTTTGATCAGGAGGGCGCTCTGGAGCATTTCGAAGCCTTCACCAGCCTGAATGGGCCGGCTTTCTACAAGCTTCCAGCCAACACCCATCGCATCACGTTGCAACGGCGTGATCATCTCGTGCCGGAACTTGTGAATGGACTGGTTCCTTTCCATGCTGGAGAGATCCTGTCCTGGGCCGTTGCCAATGCACCTGATCAAGTTCAGCTCTGA
- a CDS encoding thioredoxin family protein: MHLIKFSSEDCGTCHRMSHYDGKVAEELGCSFISVMLQDTEMYRKYRKILLKQYPNKEGMGWPTYLLVNDPDGDFSIEGELKGGLPKGDFRTKLAELLPS, translated from the coding sequence ATGCACCTGATCAAGTTCAGCTCTGAAGATTGCGGCACCTGTCACCGCATGAGTCACTACGACGGCAAGGTGGCCGAGGAACTCGGCTGCAGCTTTATCTCCGTGATGCTGCAGGACACGGAGATGTATCGCAAATACCGGAAGATCCTGCTCAAGCAGTACCCCAACAAGGAGGGCATGGGCTGGCCCACCTACCTGTTGGTGAACGATCCCGATGGAGATTTTTCAATCGAGGGAGAACTGAAGGGCGGCTTGCCCAAGGGAGACTTCCGCACCAAGCTCGCTGAGTTGCTGCCGTCCTGA
- a CDS encoding NAD(P)H-quinone oxidoreductase subunit L — MDLSSLLSQIPQDTLLVLLAYTVLGGLYLVVVPLALYAWMNQRWHRMGKLERLGIYGMVFFFFPGMILFAPFLNFRLSGQGDV, encoded by the coding sequence TTGGACCTTTCGTCCCTGCTTTCTCAAATCCCACAGGACACGTTGTTGGTTCTATTGGCCTACACCGTTCTGGGCGGCCTGTACCTCGTTGTCGTTCCCCTCGCCCTGTACGCGTGGATGAACCAGCGCTGGCATCGCATGGGCAAACTGGAGCGTCTGGGGATTTATGGCATGGTCTTCTTCTTTTTCCCTGGGATGATCCTGTTTGCCCCCTTCCTCAACTTCCGGCTGAGCGGACAGGGAGACGTCTGA
- a CDS encoding DUF3007 family protein produces MTRGKVLLIGLVVLLLGGLGQVGFQAAGFEGFTAGIAAEALLVVIVVVWTSSYLFRVVTGQMTYMDQRRRYREVYDKQEAEALQACFDALPEEEQQALLRKIGADRLGPTDGEAPVDS; encoded by the coding sequence TTGACGCGTGGAAAAGTTCTTCTGATCGGACTAGTAGTCCTCCTGCTTGGAGGACTTGGTCAGGTTGGCTTTCAGGCTGCGGGCTTTGAAGGCTTCACGGCAGGGATTGCTGCGGAGGCCCTGCTGGTTGTGATTGTGGTGGTGTGGACAAGTTCCTACCTGTTTCGTGTGGTCACCGGTCAGATGACCTACATGGATCAGCGGCGTCGTTACCGCGAGGTGTACGACAAACAGGAAGCTGAAGCGCTTCAAGCCTGTTTTGATGCTCTTCCCGAGGAGGAACAGCAGGCGCTGCTGCGCAAAATTGGGGCTGATCGCTTGGGTCCCACAGACGGTGAGGCCCCCGTCGACTCATAG
- the trpA gene encoding tryptophan synthase subunit alpha translates to MPNQQSSSIAQRFEQLKQDGRLALMPFLMAGDPDLAVTADVLLSLQMAGADMVELGMPYSDPLADGPVIQAAASRALAAGTTPTGVLDMLQSLKGQLQIPVILFTYSNPLLNVGMEAFCQSAAEAGAAGLVVPDLPLEEAERLSTIAERHGLDLVLLVAPTTPQDRMGRIAKCSRGFTYLVSVTGVTGERAQMESRVEGLVQQLKQTSPVPVAVGFGISGAEQVRQVRGWGSDGAIVGSALVKRMAAASPGEIAQEAGRFCAELRAAADQP, encoded by the coding sequence ATGCCCAATCAGCAGTCCTCTTCCATCGCCCAGCGCTTTGAGCAGCTGAAGCAGGACGGTCGCCTTGCCTTGATGCCATTCCTGATGGCTGGCGATCCTGATCTCGCGGTCACCGCTGATGTGCTTCTCAGTCTGCAAATGGCAGGGGCCGACATGGTGGAACTGGGGATGCCGTACAGCGACCCGCTCGCGGATGGGCCGGTCATTCAGGCCGCTGCGTCCCGTGCCCTTGCTGCCGGAACCACGCCAACGGGCGTGCTGGACATGCTGCAGTCGTTGAAGGGTCAGCTGCAGATCCCGGTGATCCTGTTCACGTATTCCAATCCACTGCTCAATGTGGGGATGGAGGCGTTCTGCCAGTCTGCAGCGGAGGCTGGTGCGGCGGGTTTGGTGGTGCCTGATCTCCCCCTCGAGGAGGCCGAGCGGTTGTCAACCATCGCCGAGCGTCATGGCTTGGATTTGGTGCTCTTGGTTGCACCCACCACTCCTCAAGATCGGATGGGTCGGATTGCCAAATGCAGCCGTGGTTTCACCTATCTGGTGAGTGTCACTGGCGTCACCGGTGAGCGAGCTCAGATGGAAAGCAGGGTTGAAGGTTTGGTGCAGCAACTCAAACAAACCTCTCCGGTTCCTGTTGCGGTTGGTTTCGGTATCTCTGGGGCGGAGCAGGTGCGACAGGTTCGGGGCTGGGGTTCCGATGGAGCGATTGTGGGCAGCGCGCTCGTGAAGCGGATGGCTGCAGCATCGCCAGGAGAAATTGCACAGGAAGCTGGTCGTTTTTGCGCTGAGCTGCGTGCCGCGGCGGATCAGCCTTAA
- a CDS encoding AbrB family transcriptional regulator, which translates to MLTGSDLLNKVKDLGDVSKSDLVRACGYVSDKKDGGERLNFTAFYEALLEAKGVSLGMGGVGGVGKGGRKLSYVATVQGNGNLLIGKAYTALLDLKPGDEFEIKLGRKQIRLTPVGGSDEDEE; encoded by the coding sequence ATGCTCACTGGGAGCGACCTTCTCAATAAAGTCAAAGACCTAGGTGACGTCAGCAAGTCTGATCTTGTTCGTGCCTGTGGCTATGTCTCCGATAAAAAAGATGGTGGCGAGCGTTTGAATTTCACCGCTTTTTATGAGGCACTACTGGAAGCCAAAGGCGTGAGTCTTGGCATGGGTGGTGTTGGCGGCGTGGGCAAAGGAGGCCGCAAACTCAGCTACGTGGCCACCGTTCAAGGCAACGGCAATCTGCTGATCGGCAAGGCTTATACGGCTCTGCTCGACCTGAAGCCTGGAGATGAATTTGAAATCAAACTGGGGCGCAAACAAATTCGTCTGACACCTGTTGGTGGCAGTGACGAAGACGAGGAGTGA
- a CDS encoding YciI family protein has product MARFVLWGTYCTDALVKRAPYRDEHLARLQGLKDQGTLVTLGPTEGSTHVFGIFEADSLYVVRMLVEDDVYWKQGIWTALEVYPWVQAF; this is encoded by the coding sequence ATGGCACGTTTCGTCTTGTGGGGCACTTACTGCACGGATGCTCTTGTGAAGCGTGCTCCTTATCGTGATGAACATCTTGCTCGCCTTCAGGGCTTGAAAGATCAGGGAACGCTGGTCACGCTCGGACCCACTGAGGGAAGCACCCATGTTTTCGGGATCTTCGAGGCCGACAGCCTCTACGTCGTTCGCATGCTGGTTGAGGACGACGTTTATTGGAAGCAGGGAATCTGGACGGCGCTCGAGGTTTATCCCTGGGTCCAGGCGTTCTGA
- a CDS encoding c-type cytochrome has product MLSSILRCCIGAFLVLLLSLGSGGASLAAGRDASTGALLFEQHCAGCHINGGNIIRRGKNLKLKTLEREQIATVDAIAAIAREGRGQMSGYADVLGSEGDQLVAEWVLMQAQNAWTQG; this is encoded by the coding sequence GTGCTGAGCTCCATCCTTCGCTGCTGCATTGGTGCGTTTCTTGTGCTGCTGCTGAGCCTTGGATCAGGCGGTGCTTCGCTGGCCGCCGGGCGGGATGCCAGCACCGGCGCTCTGTTGTTCGAACAGCACTGCGCCGGATGCCACATCAACGGCGGCAACATCATTCGCCGAGGGAAAAACCTGAAGCTGAAGACCCTCGAGCGTGAGCAGATCGCAACGGTGGACGCCATCGCAGCCATCGCCCGGGAAGGCCGAGGCCAGATGAGTGGTTACGCCGACGTTCTCGGGAGCGAGGGAGATCAGCTTGTGGCGGAATGGGTGCTCATGCAGGCTCAGAACGCCTGGACCCAGGGATAA
- a CDS encoding DUF3136 domain-containing protein, with amino-acid sequence MPSATKALTIGDLEAGFSSYCQALRRLVADGRDLNAIRRTVCWDYLNRLHTSLPKDYRSPDELIQRFQKEASPAQAD; translated from the coding sequence ATGCCGTCCGCAACCAAGGCACTCACCATCGGAGATCTGGAGGCTGGATTCTCGAGCTACTGCCAAGCCCTGCGTCGCCTTGTGGCCGATGGACGCGATCTCAACGCCATTCGCCGGACGGTCTGCTGGGATTACCTAAACAGATTGCACACCTCGCTTCCGAAGGATTACCGCTCTCCCGATGAACTGATCCAGCGGTTCCAGAAGGAGGCATCACCTGCTCAAGCAGACTGA
- a CDS encoding Nif11 domain/cupin domain-containing protein — MAEQDLIRFLNKISQLQVLAERVRNDSSSREQLAACADHNQVVQLARSWGFDIGRRWGERDHGPGGEANLLATPCPPPGEESTRVLASAEMWRLLLIASNGYRSPDDAWMDQSDHEWVLVLRGSACVALQNPDRIVDLSPGDHLLLPPHQLHRVERTEPAPGTLWLALHWDAA, encoded by the coding sequence ATGGCGGAACAGGATCTGATCCGTTTCCTCAACAAGATCTCCCAACTTCAGGTCCTTGCGGAGCGTGTGCGGAACGACTCCAGCAGCCGTGAACAGCTGGCGGCCTGTGCGGACCACAATCAGGTTGTACAGCTGGCCAGGTCCTGGGGGTTCGACATCGGTCGGCGCTGGGGTGAGCGTGACCATGGGCCTGGGGGAGAAGCCAACCTGCTGGCGACTCCGTGCCCTCCCCCCGGTGAAGAATCAACGCGCGTGTTGGCGTCTGCTGAGATGTGGAGATTGCTGCTGATTGCGTCCAACGGCTACCGGTCCCCCGATGACGCATGGATGGACCAGTCCGATCACGAATGGGTGCTTGTGCTGCGGGGCAGCGCCTGTGTTGCGCTGCAGAACCCCGATCGGATCGTCGATCTCAGCCCTGGGGATCATCTTCTGCTTCCGCCACATCAGCTCCACAGGGTGGAGCGCACCGAGCCTGCGCCTGGAACCCTCTGGTTGGCCTTGCACTGGGATGCGGCTTGA
- a CDS encoding phosphate-starvation-inducible PsiE family protein — protein sequence MSGPNRSKRSFLGFVDAGEREVARLLTLITAAVISAAIIQLIISLGSKLLTGTAATWLGDDLIKILGDLLTVLIALEVLQNITSYLRRHVVQIELVLVTALTAVARKVIVLPSGAENKPQLLVGLGIAVVSLSAAYWLVKRANATPSRERLGRGGSATKLDFED from the coding sequence GTGAGCGGACCCAATCGATCCAAGAGAAGTTTCCTCGGTTTCGTTGATGCTGGCGAGCGGGAGGTTGCTCGGCTGCTCACCCTGATCACAGCTGCTGTGATCAGCGCCGCCATCATCCAGCTGATCATTTCCTTGGGCTCGAAGTTGCTGACCGGAACTGCGGCAACGTGGTTGGGTGACGATCTGATCAAGATCCTTGGCGATCTGCTCACCGTGTTGATCGCTCTGGAGGTGCTGCAAAACATCACCAGTTACCTAAGGCGCCATGTGGTGCAAATCGAACTGGTTCTGGTTACAGCACTTACGGCAGTGGCTCGTAAGGTGATCGTGTTGCCTTCCGGTGCTGAAAACAAACCCCAGCTTCTGGTGGGCCTTGGGATCGCAGTCGTCTCACTGTCGGCTGCTTACTGGTTGGTCAAGCGAGCCAATGCCACTCCCTCCCGCGAACGTCTGGGCCGTGGTGGATCGGCCACCAAGCTTGATTTCGAGGACTGA
- a CDS encoding YkvA family protein, whose translation MTDHAARTTVEANVLEREMIDESLLRRLLQRAGRGLAAPALEALELMLDPETPSAARLTMLAALSYLLMPADLIPDLLPVAGFSDDLVALTAMVGLWSNHVTPAIRMRARRKLDRWFPLTH comes from the coding sequence ATGACTGACCATGCTGCGCGTACCACCGTTGAAGCCAACGTGCTTGAACGGGAGATGATCGATGAAAGCCTGCTGCGGCGCCTGCTGCAGCGGGCCGGCCGAGGTCTCGCCGCCCCAGCCCTGGAAGCCCTGGAGTTGATGCTTGACCCCGAGACGCCTTCAGCCGCTCGGCTAACCATGCTGGCGGCCCTGAGCTATCTGCTGATGCCCGCCGACCTGATTCCCGACCTGCTGCCGGTGGCCGGTTTCAGTGATGATCTTGTGGCGCTTACGGCCATGGTGGGTTTGTGGAGCAATCACGTCACACCGGCAATCCGGATGCGAGCTCGCCGCAAACTGGATCGCTGGTTTCCCCTGACGCACTGA
- a CDS encoding sigma-70 family RNA polymerase sigma factor produces the protein MTSSLSAFLGEIGRHQLLTPEQELMMGRKVQAMVAITERCHLAGGSGPACEYSDEEKGVIRRGERAKNQMITSNLRLVVNLAKRYQGKGLDLLDLIQEGTLGLTRAVEKYDPTRGHRFSTYAYWWIRQGLNRALSTQSRTIRIPVNVNEKLTKLRAAKARLMQRNGLSPSGEQLAEFMEIPIAEVEDLLACELRSVTVSLQGVVKSKSDPSELVDVLPSDELPPMERAEIAERTASVWSLLAKANLTPKEHTVVTLRFGLDGTNEWRTLAEVARHMNCSREYCRQVVQRALRKLRKTGIQSGLVESTL, from the coding sequence ATGACGAGTTCTCTGAGTGCTTTTCTCGGCGAAATTGGTCGCCATCAACTGCTCACTCCAGAGCAGGAACTTATGATGGGGAGAAAGGTTCAGGCGATGGTCGCCATCACAGAACGCTGTCATCTGGCTGGCGGGAGTGGTCCGGCCTGTGAGTACAGCGATGAAGAAAAAGGTGTAATTCGCCGTGGCGAACGGGCCAAGAATCAGATGATTACGTCCAACCTTCGCCTGGTTGTCAATCTGGCAAAGCGTTATCAGGGCAAGGGCCTGGATCTGCTTGATCTGATTCAGGAGGGAACCCTTGGCCTGACCCGTGCCGTCGAGAAATACGACCCCACCCGCGGCCATCGTTTCTCCACTTACGCCTATTGGTGGATTCGGCAGGGCCTGAACCGAGCACTCTCCACCCAAAGCCGCACGATTCGCATTCCTGTGAATGTGAACGAAAAACTCACAAAATTGCGGGCCGCCAAGGCACGCCTGATGCAGCGCAACGGCCTTAGCCCGAGCGGTGAGCAGCTGGCGGAGTTCATGGAGATCCCCATCGCTGAGGTGGAGGATCTGCTGGCCTGTGAACTGCGCAGCGTCACCGTGAGCCTGCAGGGGGTTGTGAAATCGAAATCCGATCCCTCAGAGCTGGTGGACGTGCTGCCAAGCGATGAGCTGCCGCCGATGGAACGGGCCGAGATCGCCGAGCGCACCGCGTCGGTCTGGTCCTTGCTGGCCAAAGCCAATCTCACCCCGAAAGAGCACACCGTTGTGACCTTGCGCTTTGGGCTGGATGGCACCAACGAATGGCGCACCCTCGCCGAAGTGGCTCGCCATATGAACTGTTCCCGTGAGTATTGCCGTCAGGTGGTGCAGCGGGCCCTGCGCAAACTGCGCAAGACAGGCATTCAGAGCGGACTCGTGGAATCCACACTCTGA
- a CDS encoding DUF2214 family protein, translating into MPLAVALTSDIAKNAGVAYVHYLSFMLCFGALVLERKLIKADPNRQEATAMVITDIVYGIAALALLVSGILRVIHFGQGAEFYTQNPLFWWKVGLYLSVGGLSLYPTITYILWAIPLRKGELPKVSEALAKRLAWIINIELVGFASIPLMATLMARGVGLPAA; encoded by the coding sequence ATGCCCCTGGCCGTCGCTCTCACGTCCGACATCGCCAAAAACGCAGGCGTTGCCTACGTTCACTACCTCAGTTTCATGCTCTGCTTCGGCGCTCTGGTGCTGGAGCGGAAGCTGATCAAAGCTGATCCGAATCGCCAGGAAGCCACGGCGATGGTGATCACCGACATTGTTTATGGCATTGCCGCCCTTGCTCTTCTCGTCAGTGGAATCCTGCGGGTCATCCACTTCGGCCAAGGGGCTGAGTTCTACACCCAGAATCCGCTGTTCTGGTGGAAGGTTGGTTTGTACCTCTCCGTGGGGGGGCTGTCGCTCTATCCCACGATCACCTACATCCTCTGGGCGATTCCGCTGCGCAAGGGTGAGCTGCCGAAGGTGAGCGAAGCCCTCGCCAAGCGTCTGGCCTGGATCATCAATATTGAATTGGTGGGCTTCGCCAGCATTCCGTTGATGGCGACCCTGATGGCCCGCGGTGTTGGTCTCCCAGCCGCCTGA
- a CDS encoding peptidase, with product MQPELCPPQQQVRTLQVALEQQASGQRPGYASSIATTSLGPPVLKHWCVWVQPAAATPANRWDQRWLDQVSSALTTWGELVPFTLVDSPDQANVLIHRQRPARRQVAGVWRASNGRTQLQAVDVQRQGRRRLEPLVKVMVSPGLRAEVLQATALHELGHAFGLWGHSSVPTDVLAISQGEHPVLVPSQRDRFTLAWVMQQPTRFGSTIQQPSDPVKSESPE from the coding sequence ATGCAGCCCGAGCTCTGTCCTCCACAACAGCAGGTTCGAACGCTGCAGGTGGCTTTGGAGCAGCAGGCTTCTGGCCAGAGACCCGGCTATGCCTCCTCCATCGCCACCACCTCCCTGGGCCCGCCCGTGTTGAAGCACTGGTGCGTCTGGGTTCAGCCCGCCGCCGCCACGCCGGCCAACCGCTGGGACCAACGCTGGCTTGATCAGGTGTCCTCGGCGCTGACCACCTGGGGTGAACTGGTTCCGTTCACGCTGGTGGACAGTCCGGACCAAGCCAACGTGTTGATTCACCGGCAGCGTCCGGCTCGCCGGCAGGTGGCTGGAGTGTGGCGCGCTAGCAACGGACGCACACAGCTTCAGGCTGTGGATGTGCAGCGCCAGGGCCGCCGAAGGCTTGAACCCCTGGTGAAGGTGATGGTGTCACCAGGGCTGCGCGCTGAAGTACTGCAGGCCACAGCTCTGCATGAACTGGGTCATGCCTTTGGCCTCTGGGGCCACAGTTCTGTTCCCACTGATGTTCTGGCGATCAGCCAAGGCGAACATCCGGTCTTGGTGCCATCCCAGAGGGATCGCTTCACGCTGGCGTGGGTGATGCAGCAGCCCACCCGCTTCGGTTCGACGATTCAACAGCCCAGCGATCCGGTCAAATCTGAATCACCGGAGTGA
- a CDS encoding L,D-transpeptidase, which translates to MQLIRSLALAGLLVSLVGCRSNNSLPQQEPQVREPIRIQLDGSNPAASEGVLDRAEGPLRFSVGHGRHGIGCEGTTFEEGVTPLGTFQVNAILSIDRFEMDPALVKQSGKSEEELRESLFTNMNSIDFKGDGETGEYGNGYISLAPVPATEQPFRFNTYDGVFRWYSFAIHGTNDESRIGKAVTGGCINAGKLTLGVLLDTLELGDEVVISSDSPCLP; encoded by the coding sequence ATGCAGCTGATCCGTTCCCTGGCACTGGCTGGTTTGCTGGTGAGCCTGGTGGGTTGTCGTTCCAACAACAGCCTGCCCCAGCAGGAACCTCAGGTTCGGGAACCGATTCGGATTCAGCTGGACGGCAGCAATCCAGCAGCCAGTGAAGGTGTGTTGGATCGTGCTGAGGGACCTTTGCGGTTCAGCGTTGGCCATGGTCGCCATGGCATCGGCTGTGAAGGCACCACCTTCGAAGAGGGCGTCACCCCGCTCGGAACGTTTCAGGTCAACGCCATCCTCAGCATCGACCGCTTCGAGATGGATCCAGCACTGGTGAAGCAGTCTGGAAAATCGGAAGAGGAACTGCGCGAGAGCCTCTTCACCAACATGAACTCCATCGACTTCAAGGGTGACGGGGAAACCGGGGAATACGGCAACGGTTACATCAGCCTGGCTCCTGTGCCTGCCACAGAGCAGCCCTTCCGTTTCAACACCTACGACGGCGTCTTCCGCTGGTACAGCTTCGCCATTCACGGCACCAATGACGAGAGCCGGATCGGCAAGGCGGTGACTGGCGGGTGCATCAATGCCGGAAAGCTCACCTTGGGGGTCTTGTTGGACACCTTGGAGCTTGGCGATGAGGTTGTGATCAGCAGCGACAGCCCCTGCCTGCCTTAG
- the hisIE gene encoding bifunctional phosphoribosyl-AMP cyclohydrolase/phosphoribosyl-ATP diphosphatase HisIE: MQPLSPAFIDQLRFNEAGLIPAVAQDWLDGAVLMVAWMNRDAIEATLRSGEVHYWSRSRQELWHKGATSGHIQTMREIRYDCDADVLLVTVEQAGDVACHTGSRSCFYENSDARTGGGAEALAPPTDACTELFRVIEGRREQPEEGSYTNKLLAGGDNSILKKIGEESAEFVMACKDDNAAEIAGEAADIVFHMQVALAHHGVSWRQVQEVLAARRGAPRRH; the protein is encoded by the coding sequence ATGCAGCCCCTCAGCCCCGCCTTCATTGACCAACTCCGTTTTAACGAAGCGGGGCTGATTCCAGCTGTGGCCCAGGACTGGCTGGACGGTGCGGTGCTGATGGTGGCCTGGATGAACCGGGACGCGATTGAAGCCACCCTGCGCAGCGGTGAGGTGCATTACTGGAGCCGATCACGCCAGGAGCTTTGGCACAAGGGGGCCACAAGCGGTCACATCCAGACGATGCGGGAGATCCGCTACGACTGTGATGCCGACGTGCTGCTGGTGACCGTGGAGCAGGCTGGGGATGTGGCCTGCCACACCGGCTCCCGCAGCTGTTTCTACGAAAACAGCGATGCCCGAACGGGCGGTGGAGCCGAGGCTTTAGCGCCGCCAACGGATGCCTGCACCGAACTGTTCCGGGTGATCGAAGGCAGACGCGAGCAACCGGAAGAGGGCAGCTACACCAACAAGCTGCTGGCGGGGGGAGACAACAGCATCCTCAAGAAAATCGGGGAGGAGAGTGCTGAATTCGTGATGGCCTGCAAAGACGACAACGCTGCCGAGATCGCCGGCGAGGCTGCGGACATCGTCTTCCACATGCAGGTGGCCCTGGCCCATCACGGCGTCAGCTGGCGGCAGGTGCAGGAAGTGCTGGCCGCACGACGGGGCGCCCCGCGCCGGCACTAA
- a CDS encoding 6-carboxytetrahydropterin synthase: MLVSPTPYSCSKAFSGYPCCHRQWRHQGHCRFVHGYSRSFTVHFAASSLDSCGFVVDFSSLRPLEQQLSQQFDHTFLVNADDPLMEEWKRLDQLGALDLRVMDNVGMEASALLVWSWTNALLLERDGGRTCCWLVEARENTRNAASYHAIPDWFGSSFRGS; the protein is encoded by the coding sequence TTGCTCGTTTCTCCGACCCCCTACAGCTGCAGCAAAGCCTTCAGCGGCTATCCCTGCTGTCACCGGCAGTGGCGCCACCAGGGCCATTGCCGCTTCGTGCATGGGTACAGCCGTTCATTCACGGTGCACTTCGCTGCAAGTTCGCTGGATAGCTGTGGCTTTGTTGTTGATTTTTCCAGCTTGCGGCCTTTGGAACAGCAACTCAGTCAGCAGTTCGATCACACCTTCCTGGTGAATGCCGATGACCCTTTGATGGAGGAATGGAAGCGTCTTGATCAACTTGGTGCACTTGATCTCCGGGTTATGGACAATGTCGGCATGGAGGCATCAGCTCTGTTGGTTTGGTCCTGGACGAATGCGTTGCTGCTGGAGCGGGATGGAGGGAGGACCTGCTGCTGGCTTGTGGAGGCCCGCGAAAACACTCGCAATGCTGCTAGTTACCACGCGATTCCTGATTGGTTTGGCTCGTCCTTCAGGGGATCATGA
- a CDS encoding aquaporin: MTMSLWQRTALEAFGTGFLAFTLGRLGSSEFNGFEQAIVIGLCLAMLIHLMGRATGAHFNPAVTLLLNAQRFGRARLLSRGSLRESVAYISAQLLGATVGLGLNPFDRPINDFALDAWLPEFVFSFVLFGLILRWSSEGRICPVAQPLSGLVIGSGLSVLVLLGGLTGSGIYNPAMAIAFAVKGMGGSIIAIVDQFLAAGLMLMLLPSRPQSSD; this comes from the coding sequence ATGACGATGTCTTTATGGCAACGCACTGCATTGGAGGCCTTCGGTACAGGCTTTCTTGCCTTCACGTTGGGTCGACTGGGCAGCAGCGAATTCAATGGTTTCGAACAGGCCATCGTGATCGGTCTATGTCTTGCGATGTTGATTCATCTCATGGGTCGTGCGACCGGCGCCCATTTCAACCCTGCCGTCACATTGCTCCTGAATGCGCAAAGGTTCGGCCGAGCAAGGCTCCTGTCACGGGGTTCTCTCCGTGAATCTGTCGCCTACATCTCAGCTCAGCTGCTGGGAGCCACCGTGGGGCTTGGGCTCAACCCCTTTGACAGGCCGATCAATGACTTTGCTCTCGATGCCTGGCTGCCGGAGTTTGTCTTCAGCTTCGTGCTGTTTGGGTTGATTCTGCGTTGGAGTAGCGAAGGTCGCATCTGTCCTGTGGCTCAGCCCTTGTCTGGCCTTGTGATCGGTAGTGGGTTGAGCGTGCTTGTGCTGCTGGGAGGTTTGACTGGATCCGGCATCTACAACCCAGCGATGGCAATCGCATTCGCTGTTAAAGGGATGGGTGGTTCAATCATTGCCATCGTGGATCAATTCCTGGCAGCCGGATTAATGCTGATGTTGTTGCCCTCTCGACCACAGTCATCCGATTGA